Proteins co-encoded in one Astatotilapia calliptera chromosome 18, fAstCal1.2, whole genome shotgun sequence genomic window:
- the dusp28 gene encoding dual specificity phosphatase 28 isoform X3, whose product MLQLCKVTNALFISNARSACSDELIQQEAVTLCINVSKQQPFPSSSITKLQIPVYDDPNEDLYSHFDRCADAIQKEANRGGRSVVYCKNGRSRSATICIAYLMKHRKLSLTDALQSRRLVT is encoded by the exons ATGTTGCAGCTGTGTAAAGTCACCAACGCTCTGTTCATCAGTAACGCCCGCTCAGCCTGCAGCGACGAGCTCATCCAGCAGGAGGCGGTGACGCTCTGCATCAACGTGTCCAAGCAGCAGCCGTTTCCCTCCAGCAGCATCACCAAGCTGCAGATACCCGTCTACGACGACCCCAACGAGGACCTGTACAGCCACTTTGACCGCTGTGCCGACGCCATCCAGAAGGAGGCGAACCGCGGCGGACGCAGCGTCGTCTACTGTAAGAACGGACGCAGCCGCTCGGCCACGATCTGCATCGCCTACCTGATGAAGCACCGCAAACTGTCCCTGACAGACGCCTTACAG TCAAGACGGCTCGTCACGTGA
- the dusp28 gene encoding dual specificity phosphatase 28 isoform X2 — protein sequence MLQLCKVTNALFISNARSACSDELIQQEAVTLCINVSKQQPFPSSSITKLQIPVYDDPNEDLYSHFDRCADAIQKEANRGGRSVVYCKNGRSRSATICIAYLMKHRKLSLTDALQTPSSSC from the exons ATGTTGCAGCTGTGTAAAGTCACCAACGCTCTGTTCATCAGTAACGCCCGCTCAGCCTGCAGCGACGAGCTCATCCAGCAGGAGGCGGTGACGCTCTGCATCAACGTGTCCAAGCAGCAGCCGTTTCCCTCCAGCAGCATCACCAAGCTGCAGATACCCGTCTACGACGACCCCAACGAGGACCTGTACAGCCACTTTGACCGCTGTGCCGACGCCATCCAGAAGGAGGCGAACCGCGGCGGACGCAGCGTCGTCTACTGTAAGAACGGACGCAGCCGCTCGGCCACGATCTGCATCGCCTACCTGATGAAGCACCGCAAACTGTCCCTGACAGACGCCTTACAG ACCCCGAGCTCCTCCTGCTGA
- the dusp28 gene encoding dual specificity phosphatase 28 isoform X1 — protein MLQLCKVTNALFISNARSACSDELIQQEAVTLCINVSKQQPFPSSSITKLQIPVYDDPNEDLYSHFDRCADAIQKEANRGGRSVVYCKNGRSRSATICIAYLMKHRKLSLTDALQKVKTARHVIDPNPGFMSQLQRYEEELKRRRGKS, from the exons ATGTTGCAGCTGTGTAAAGTCACCAACGCTCTGTTCATCAGTAACGCCCGCTCAGCCTGCAGCGACGAGCTCATCCAGCAGGAGGCGGTGACGCTCTGCATCAACGTGTCCAAGCAGCAGCCGTTTCCCTCCAGCAGCATCACCAAGCTGCAGATACCCGTCTACGACGACCCCAACGAGGACCTGTACAGCCACTTTGACCGCTGTGCCGACGCCATCCAGAAGGAGGCGAACCGCGGCGGACGCAGCGTCGTCTACTGTAAGAACGGACGCAGCCGCTCGGCCACGATCTGCATCGCCTACCTGATGAAGCACCGCAAACTGTCCCTGACAGACGCCTTACAG AAAGTCAAGACGGCTCGTCACGTGATCGACCCGAACCCCGGCTTCATGTCTCAGCTGCAGAGATACGAAGAGGAGCTGAAGCGGAGACGAGGAAAGTCCTGA